A genomic window from Pseudomonadales bacterium includes:
- a CDS encoding ABC transporter ATP-binding protein, whose translation MDTYDDENYDDGFDDDALAARMNLDLWGKLFVYAKQYPRELFWLGLFAFITASLDVSFPLLTRGVVDAVAVSGLEAELWPWMLGYLLCTLGISASIGGFIWMGGKLRTHISHDIRRDGFENLQRLSFSFYDYRPVGWLMARMTSDCERLSNILAWGFLDLVWGATMMLGIAIAMLVMNAKLAVAVLLILPMLAWVSSRFQRRILRSARRVRATNSRITASYNEAIMGVLTSKAFVRERENLKEFQDLTGSMYSASVLNQTQAAIYVPIVLTLASLATGLALAIGGFDLIGGVLSAGTLVAFMAYTRHFFDPVEQLGRWFAEMQMAQASAERILSLIHAEADIRDADSVREAMRTHAHQKTARYAEDGGESRIGTIELKNLCFAYDPQQPVLEDINLRVRRGETIAIVGPTGGGKSTLVNVICRFYEPTRGSVLIDGLDYRNRSLHWLQSNLGMVLQNAHVFSDSILENIRYGRLEATDEEVIAAAQLAGAHDFILKLEQGYQTSAGEGGSRLSAGQKQLVSFARAILADPQILVMDEATSSVDTETEQHIQRGLSQLLEGRIAFVIAHRLSTIRNATRILVIEDGRITESGSHAELMAAGGHYFELYRQQSLQEASAQLATQPVAG comes from the coding sequence ATGGATACCTACGACGACGAAAATTACGACGACGGCTTTGATGACGACGCGCTCGCGGCGCGCATGAACCTGGACCTGTGGGGAAAGCTGTTTGTCTACGCGAAACAATATCCCCGGGAGCTTTTCTGGCTGGGACTGTTCGCCTTCATCACCGCATCACTGGATGTGTCCTTCCCGCTGCTCACCCGGGGAGTGGTCGATGCGGTAGCTGTGTCCGGCCTGGAGGCCGAGCTGTGGCCCTGGATGCTCGGCTATCTGCTCTGCACCCTGGGCATCTCGGCTTCCATCGGCGGCTTCATCTGGATGGGTGGCAAGCTGCGTACCCACATCAGCCACGACATCCGCCGGGACGGGTTCGAGAATCTGCAGCGGCTGTCCTTCAGCTTTTACGACTACCGTCCGGTCGGCTGGCTGATGGCACGCATGACGTCCGACTGCGAACGCCTTTCAAACATCCTGGCATGGGGATTCCTCGATCTCGTCTGGGGTGCGACGATGATGCTGGGCATCGCAATCGCCATGCTGGTGATGAATGCGAAACTCGCTGTGGCCGTGCTGCTGATCCTGCCGATGCTTGCCTGGGTATCGAGTCGTTTTCAGCGACGCATACTGCGCAGTGCACGCCGGGTGCGCGCGACCAATTCCCGGATCACGGCGTCCTACAACGAAGCCATCATGGGTGTGCTGACCAGCAAGGCGTTTGTCCGCGAGCGGGAAAACCTGAAGGAATTCCAGGATCTCACGGGCAGCATGTACTCAGCCTCGGTCCTCAATCAGACCCAGGCCGCCATCTATGTGCCCATCGTGCTGACCCTCGCCAGTCTCGCCACGGGTCTGGCACTGGCCATCGGTGGATTCGATCTGATCGGTGGTGTCCTCAGTGCCGGCACCCTGGTCGCCTTCATGGCCTACACCCGGCACTTTTTCGATCCCGTCGAACAGCTGGGCCGATGGTTCGCCGAGATGCAGATGGCCCAGGCGTCTGCGGAGAGAATTCTCAGCCTGATCCACGCGGAAGCCGATATCCGGGACGCGGATTCGGTGCGTGAAGCCATGCGCACACACGCGCATCAGAAGACGGCACGCTACGCGGAGGACGGCGGCGAATCACGCATCGGCACAATCGAACTGAAAAACCTGTGCTTCGCCTACGATCCCCAGCAGCCGGTGCTCGAAGACATCAACCTGCGGGTTCGACGCGGTGAAACCATCGCCATCGTGGGGCCCACCGGTGGTGGTAAGAGCACCCTGGTGAATGTGATCTGCCGCTTCTACGAACCTACCCGGGGTTCGGTGCTCATCGACGGTCTCGATTATCGGAATCGCAGCCTGCACTGGCTGCAATCGAATCTGGGCATGGTGCTGCAGAACGCCCATGTGTTCAGCGACAGCATTCTCGAAAATATCCGCTACGGACGTCTCGAGGCCACCGACGAGGAGGTCATCGCTGCCGCACAGCTTGCCGGTGCCCACGATTTCATCCTCAAGCTCGAGCAGGGCTACCAGACCTCCGCCGGTGAGGGTGGCAGTCGCCTCTCAGCAGGGCAGAAGCAGCTGGTGTCTTTCGCCCGGGCAATTCTGGCAGACCCTCAGATACTGGTGATGGATGAGGCCACGTCCTCCGTCGACACGGAAACCGAGCAGCACATCCAGCGGGGCTTGAGCCAGCTGCTCGAAGGGCGGATCGCCTTCGTGATCGCCCACCGGCTGTCCACCATCCGTAACGCTACCCGGATTCTGGTGATCGAAGACGGGCGCATTACCGAAAGCGGCAGCCACGCTGAGCTGATGGCGGCGGGTGGACACTATTTCGAGCTGTACCGGCAACAGAGTCTGCAGGAGGCGAGCGCACAGCTGGCCACACAGCCGGTTGCGGGGTGA
- a CDS encoding acyl-CoA thioesterase II, producing the protein MRDKRDTGQPADSGPSADSEKERRGERAARLLEILRLETIEQNLYRGHNEERGQFRLFGGQVLAQALRAACHTVEARMPHSLHAYFMRAGDASRPVLYEVDRIRDGRSFTTRRVVAIQDGEAIFSMSASFQVQEEGLTHAASMPNVPLPDELEDDIDVFVREGAQPGASPMAGRARPFETRSVFAPGSAVAADSRSWNPVWIRFCQPLPEQDVSLPWCLLAYASDMGLVSTALLPFGDELKRDSIQMASLDHSLWIHRPPTTGEWLLLHKRTTSVAGARGMVHAEFYSQTGQLIASVSQEGLLREIRAAGDQSK; encoded by the coding sequence TTGCGGGATAAGCGGGACACAGGGCAACCGGCTGACTCAGGTCCGAGCGCGGATTCCGAGAAAGAGCGACGGGGTGAACGGGCAGCCCGGCTGCTGGAGATTCTCCGGCTCGAGACGATCGAGCAGAATCTGTATCGCGGCCACAACGAGGAGCGGGGTCAGTTCCGTCTGTTTGGCGGACAGGTTCTGGCACAGGCACTGCGGGCAGCCTGTCATACAGTGGAGGCGCGTATGCCCCATTCACTGCACGCCTACTTCATGCGTGCAGGAGACGCCTCCAGGCCCGTGCTCTATGAGGTGGATCGAATTCGGGATGGCCGCAGCTTCACGACCCGGCGGGTGGTGGCGATACAGGACGGTGAGGCCATATTCAGCATGAGCGCATCCTTTCAGGTGCAGGAAGAAGGGCTCACCCATGCAGCCTCGATGCCGAATGTGCCCCTTCCGGATGAACTCGAGGACGATATCGACGTGTTTGTGCGGGAAGGGGCTCAACCAGGTGCCAGCCCCATGGCCGGCCGCGCCCGCCCTTTCGAAACCCGTTCGGTATTCGCGCCGGGGTCAGCGGTCGCGGCGGACAGCCGTTCGTGGAATCCGGTGTGGATCCGTTTCTGTCAGCCGCTGCCGGAACAGGATGTCAGTCTGCCCTGGTGTCTGCTCGCCTATGCCTCCGATATGGGCCTGGTGTCCACCGCCCTGTTACCCTTCGGTGACGAACTGAAGCGGGACTCGATACAGATGGCGAGTCTCGATCATTCTCTGTGGATTCACCGTCCACCCACGACGGGTGAATGGCTGCTGCTGCACAAACGTACCACCAGTGTTGCCGGCGCCCGGGGCATGGTCCATGCGGAGTTCTACTCCCAGACCGGCCAGCTGATCGCGTCGGTCTCCCAGGAAGGCCTGCTCAGAGAGATCCGCGCGGCGGGAGATCAGTCGAAGTAA
- a CDS encoding secondary thiamine-phosphate synthase enzyme YjbQ, protein MNYPLTVSVEGQGLYDITHRVAGCVERSGVREGLVTVFLRHTSASLVIQENADPSARRDLERWLNRLVPEGDALYTHTQEGPDDMPAHVKAAVTATSLTIPIDAHRMVLGTWQGIFLWEHRHRSSERQVMVAVMAG, encoded by the coding sequence ATGAATTACCCGCTTACCGTATCCGTAGAAGGCCAGGGCCTCTATGACATCACGCACAGAGTTGCAGGCTGTGTAGAGCGTAGCGGTGTTCGTGAGGGGCTGGTCACAGTGTTTCTGAGACACACGTCGGCCAGTCTTGTCATTCAGGAGAATGCGGATCCCAGTGCGCGGCGCGATCTCGAGCGCTGGCTGAACCGACTGGTGCCGGAGGGAGATGCGCTGTACACCCACACCCAGGAGGGTCCGGACGATATGCCGGCCCATGTCAAAGCCGCGGTTACCGCCACCAGCCTCACCATACCCATCGATGCGCATCGCATGGTGCTGGGCACCTGGCAGGGTATTTTTCTGTGGGAACACCGGCATCGCTCGAGTGAGCGGCAGGTGATGGTGGCGGTTATGGCGGGCTGA
- a CDS encoding ABC transporter ATP-binding protein, producing the protein MTQTAHKYSTENLWQVTRGQRSHYTFAVISTAVMSVLLFGAPLVAKYAIDVVVEQDFSFAQPQLLTLAGWLAGSDPYVTYLVLSAVAAILMTAVAGMFLFSRGRLAAVASEAVVKRLREHLYHHMHHLQARYYDDADTGDLVQRASSDVETLRVFLASDVVEIGRAVMLLLCVLPFLFSLNPTLAWMSVCLMPLLVIGAYLFFTRVKDVFQITDEAEAEMTAALQENLTGIRVVRAFARQAHEIEKFAEKNRNFRNHNHRLIRLMGLYWSLSDLIAMTQIGIVLFVGARFIMQGTLTVGELFAFTTYVSIVMWPIRQLGRVLTDSGKAVVSLQRIHEVLTEPEESAELAPASGRARGDISIRHLTFAYRSDEPVLKDLSIHIEPGETLAIVGPPGAGKTSLIRVLLRMYPITAGEVLFDGVNVDQLNRQWLRQQIGVVLQDPFLYSRSIRANLAVGRPSAPEPDVLAACEEAAIRTSIERFPEGFEAQVGERGVTLSGGQRQRLALARALLKDPPVLVLDDALSAVDTGTERHILEALRRRKGRQTTLIIAHRLSSVVHADRIMVLEGGRMVQLGTHRELAAVAGPYRRLCRIQGALDESIRADLSASETRQG; encoded by the coding sequence ATGACGCAGACAGCACATAAATACTCCACCGAGAACCTCTGGCAGGTTACCCGAGGGCAGCGCTCGCACTACACTTTCGCGGTCATTTCCACCGCGGTGATGAGTGTCCTGCTGTTCGGAGCACCGCTGGTGGCGAAGTACGCCATCGATGTGGTCGTGGAACAGGACTTCTCCTTTGCCCAGCCCCAGCTGCTGACACTGGCGGGCTGGCTGGCCGGTTCCGATCCCTATGTCACTTATCTGGTGCTCTCCGCAGTTGCTGCAATTCTGATGACGGCGGTTGCCGGCATGTTTCTGTTCAGCCGTGGCCGGCTGGCAGCTGTGGCTTCCGAAGCGGTGGTGAAGCGCCTGCGCGAACACCTCTATCACCACATGCATCATCTCCAGGCCCGCTACTACGACGACGCGGATACCGGAGATCTGGTGCAGCGCGCGAGTTCCGATGTGGAAACACTGCGGGTATTCCTGGCCAGCGACGTGGTGGAGATCGGTCGCGCTGTGATGCTGCTGCTGTGTGTGCTGCCCTTTCTTTTCTCTCTCAACCCGACACTGGCCTGGATGTCTGTCTGTCTGATGCCGCTGCTGGTCATCGGCGCCTACCTGTTTTTCACCAGAGTCAAAGACGTCTTTCAGATCACCGACGAAGCGGAAGCCGAGATGACCGCCGCCCTGCAGGAAAACCTCACCGGCATCCGGGTGGTGCGGGCGTTTGCGCGCCAGGCCCATGAAATCGAGAAATTTGCGGAAAAAAACCGCAATTTCCGCAATCACAACCACCGGCTCATCCGCCTCATGGGTCTGTACTGGAGCCTGAGCGATCTGATCGCCATGACCCAGATCGGTATTGTCCTGTTCGTGGGCGCCCGCTTCATCATGCAGGGCACCCTTACGGTGGGTGAACTGTTTGCCTTTACCACCTATGTATCGATCGTGATGTGGCCGATCCGCCAGCTCGGCAGAGTGCTCACGGACTCGGGTAAAGCAGTGGTGTCCCTGCAGCGCATTCACGAAGTTCTGACAGAGCCGGAGGAAAGTGCGGAGCTCGCACCTGCCAGCGGTCGCGCCCGGGGTGATATCTCGATCCGTCATCTCACCTTCGCCTACCGCAGCGACGAGCCGGTGCTCAAGGATCTGAGCATCCATATCGAGCCCGGCGAAACCCTGGCCATCGTCGGCCCGCCCGGCGCCGGCAAGACCAGTCTGATCCGCGTGCTGCTGCGCATGTATCCGATTACCGCGGGTGAGGTCCTCTTCGACGGTGTCAACGTCGACCAGCTCAATCGTCAGTGGCTGCGGCAGCAGATCGGCGTGGTGCTGCAGGATCCCTTCCTGTATTCCCGGTCCATCCGCGCCAATCTGGCCGTGGGTCGACCCAGCGCTCCGGAGCCGGATGTGCTGGCGGCCTGCGAGGAAGCCGCAATCCGCACCTCCATCGAGCGCTTCCCGGAGGGCTTCGAAGCCCAGGTCGGGGAGCGGGGCGTGACCCTGTCCGGTGGCCAGCGTCAGCGCCTGGCCCTGGCTCGCGCGCTGCTGAAGGATCCTCCGGTGCTGGTGCTGGACGACGCCCTGTCTGCCGTGGACACCGGTACTGAACGGCACATCCTCGAAGCACTGCGCCGCCGCAAGGGGCGGCAGACGACCCTCATCATCGCGCATCGCCTGAGTTCTGTGGTGCACGCTGATCGGATCATGGTGCTCGAAGGCGGCCGCATGGTGCAGCTCGGCACCCACCGGGAGCTTGCCGCCGTGGCAGGACCCTACCGGCGCCTGTGCCGGATACAGGGTGCACTGGATGAATCCATCCGTGCGGATCTGTCCGCCTCGGAAACACGTCAGGGATAA
- a CDS encoding transglutaminase-like domain-containing protein — MSKPLLFISLLCASAGLGLWLFYLPSSPAEQRAAALAGERWYRLMLEDQQIGYWHTRTYRDYRGNWHFASEQRFALKRNDPVTLRTHRTFARAHPQPLVQAEYVQERRDGVERTHIAGAGSRYQATIDHAGGSTPERQTLDWSYTLDDYLSFEVWLAEHHPAPGTSRTIASLDFDRLDVVTRVFDVVEQNTTGYRIERGSPLADTSIQLDDRFAPWAMTVAGLFDLIRSDRETALAPRSALQSASYFVPADRRVPDHTRASRLVIGIHGHPTPDRLWSQARARNGVWQLTLLANPLTSESVEDHTTAYALPVADPRIIGLAADITRHASGDRTRAEALLAFVHNHLHYLPGSPPRPVLSLLDDPVGDCTDFADMLTTLARARGLESRTVFGLAYTDAATPAFAFHAWNEIRIDGRWQAFDPTWNQQRVDATHIPLPENETAALQLLTGALDLSFSIEEIDYFD, encoded by the coding sequence GTGTCCAAACCTCTCCTTTTCATCAGCCTGCTCTGTGCCTCTGCAGGTCTCGGACTCTGGCTGTTCTATCTTCCTTCCAGCCCCGCGGAGCAGCGTGCGGCTGCGCTGGCCGGTGAGCGATGGTATCGGCTCATGCTCGAAGATCAGCAGATCGGCTACTGGCATACGCGCACCTACCGGGATTATCGCGGCAACTGGCACTTCGCCAGCGAACAGCGTTTCGCCCTGAAGCGTAATGATCCGGTCACCCTGCGCACCCATCGCACCTTCGCCCGGGCACACCCGCAACCCCTTGTCCAGGCAGAGTACGTCCAGGAGCGCCGGGACGGCGTCGAGCGCACACATATCGCAGGCGCAGGCAGTCGGTACCAGGCGACAATCGATCACGCGGGCGGCAGCACCCCCGAACGGCAGACGCTGGACTGGTCCTACACGCTGGACGACTATCTGAGCTTCGAAGTCTGGCTCGCCGAGCACCATCCCGCACCAGGCACATCCCGAACCATCGCCAGCCTCGACTTCGATCGTCTGGACGTGGTTACCCGGGTATTCGATGTGGTGGAGCAGAACACCACCGGCTACCGCATCGAGCGCGGATCCCCCCTGGCGGATACCAGCATCCAGCTGGACGATCGTTTCGCACCCTGGGCGATGACGGTCGCCGGGCTGTTTGATCTCATCCGCAGCGACCGGGAGACGGCGCTGGCACCCCGCAGCGCGCTGCAGTCCGCCAGCTACTTCGTGCCCGCCGATCGCCGGGTGCCGGACCACACCCGGGCATCGCGACTGGTGATCGGCATCCACGGACACCCCACACCGGACAGGCTCTGGTCCCAGGCCCGGGCAAGGAATGGCGTCTGGCAGCTGACCCTGCTGGCCAACCCGCTGACCTCAGAATCTGTCGAAGACCACACCACGGCCTACGCGCTGCCGGTCGCAGATCCCCGCATCATCGGCCTCGCCGCGGACATCACCCGACATGCGAGCGGTGACCGCACTCGCGCCGAAGCGCTGCTGGCCTTCGTCCACAATCATCTCCACTACCTCCCCGGCTCTCCCCCACGCCCGGTACTGAGCCTGCTCGATGATCCTGTCGGAGACTGCACGGATTTCGCCGACATGCTCACCACCCTGGCCCGGGCGCGCGGGCTGGAGAGCAGAACTGTTTTCGGGCTTGCCTATACGGACGCAGCCACCCCCGCATTCGCGTTTCACGCCTGGAACGAGATCCGTATAGACGGACGCTGGCAGGCCTTTGATCCGACCTGGAACCAGCAACGGGTGGACGCCACCCATATTCCCCTGCCCGAGAATGAAACCGCCGCACTCCAGCTGCTTACCGGCGCGCTCGACCTCAGTTTTTCCATCGAAGAAATTGATTACTTCGACTGA
- a CDS encoding acyl-CoA dehydrogenase family protein, giving the protein MNTSDMLVDTVTRILADHCDKVLHDSAEAGTFPEALFDLLQANGLYEIAVQDSGVELSAVFAVLETAGRFALPIPLAELVFARRWLQQSESMVSIGVATADGAAQVPWGRRVDEVIALSPAGGGLQLMRPVTVEPGVSLAGEARDSVSAVERRELLCEEPAFALLALSRVALMAGALRQVLDLSLSYAGEREQFGRPISGFQAIQHYLALMAAEVAAAGRAARAAAMAADGDLADERFLLEVAAAKSRVGEAVGFVVETAHQIHGAMGYTHEHRLHHFTRRLWCWREEYGNERYWQALLGERVAARGADNLWSFLASRG; this is encoded by the coding sequence GTGAATACCAGTGACATGCTCGTCGATACCGTCACCCGGATCCTTGCCGATCACTGTGACAAGGTGCTCCACGATTCAGCTGAGGCGGGCACCTTTCCGGAAGCACTCTTTGATCTTCTGCAGGCCAACGGTCTGTATGAGATTGCGGTGCAGGACAGTGGTGTCGAACTCAGTGCCGTGTTTGCAGTACTTGAGACTGCAGGTCGGTTCGCGCTGCCGATCCCCCTCGCCGAACTTGTTTTTGCCCGCCGCTGGCTGCAGCAGAGTGAGTCGATGGTTTCCATCGGTGTGGCGACAGCGGATGGTGCAGCCCAGGTGCCCTGGGGGCGTCGTGTCGATGAGGTGATCGCTCTCTCCCCGGCAGGTGGCGGGTTGCAGCTCATGCGGCCGGTCACCGTGGAGCCGGGTGTGAGTCTTGCAGGAGAAGCACGGGACAGCGTGAGTGCTGTCGAGCGCCGGGAACTGCTCTGCGAAGAACCCGCCTTTGCGTTGCTGGCCCTTTCCCGGGTGGCGCTGATGGCGGGCGCACTGCGCCAGGTGCTCGACCTGTCGCTGAGCTACGCGGGCGAGCGGGAGCAGTTCGGCCGCCCGATTTCGGGATTTCAGGCCATACAGCACTACCTGGCCCTGATGGCGGCCGAGGTGGCGGCTGCAGGTCGTGCCGCCCGGGCGGCAGCGATGGCGGCGGACGGTGACCTGGCCGATGAGCGTTTTCTGCTCGAAGTGGCGGCGGCCAAATCCAGAGTCGGAGAGGCGGTAGGCTTCGTGGTCGAAACCGCCCATCAGATTCACGGCGCCATGGGCTACACCCACGAACACCGGCTGCACCATTTTACCCGCCGGCTCTGGTGCTGGCGGGAGGAGTACGGTAACGAGCGTTACTGGCAGGCGCTGCTCGGTGAGCGGGTCGCCGCCCGGGGTGCGGACAACCTCTGGAGTTTCCTTGCCAGCCGCGGCTGA
- a CDS encoding acyl-CoA dehydrogenase family protein, which translates to MLQFDPIALPESSIALREEVRAFLALHAHHLSHPNSDFSTGHDPEFSARLGERGWIGMTWPTEYGGGGRSFFDRYVVTEELLAAGAPVSAHWIADRQSGPLLLRFGTEAQRCTYLPGITRGESYFSIGMSEPNTGSDLASVRTTARRSGDGWLINGTKLWSTDAQRNHYLIALVRTEPPSENRHAGLSQIIVDLKRDGAVVRPIRNMAGGEDFNEIQFDDVLVPEDRIVGEPGNGWRQVTSELAYERSGPERFLSALRVLVEFVRAVGPAPDAAQAAAIGRAVSHLLALRRMSISVAGMLEEGKSPDVEAALVKALGNDFEKLLPEMLRQAAPALLTDQPEWRTFRETFTDTLLLSPSFTIRGGTREILRGVIARGLGLR; encoded by the coding sequence GTGCTGCAGTTCGATCCGATAGCCTTGCCCGAGTCCTCGATTGCGCTGCGGGAAGAAGTTCGCGCCTTTCTGGCGCTGCACGCCCATCATCTCTCCCACCCGAACTCGGACTTCAGTACCGGCCACGATCCGGAATTTTCGGCCAGGCTGGGTGAGCGGGGCTGGATCGGCATGACCTGGCCGACAGAATACGGTGGCGGCGGGCGTTCCTTTTTTGATCGTTACGTGGTCACCGAAGAACTGCTCGCCGCGGGCGCGCCGGTCAGTGCGCACTGGATTGCTGACCGGCAGAGCGGTCCCCTGCTGTTGCGCTTCGGTACCGAAGCCCAGCGGTGCACCTATCTCCCCGGCATCACGCGAGGTGAATCCTACTTTTCCATCGGTATGAGCGAGCCGAACACCGGATCTGATCTGGCTTCGGTGCGCACCACGGCGCGACGCAGCGGCGATGGCTGGCTCATCAACGGCACCAAACTCTGGTCGACGGATGCACAGCGTAATCACTATCTGATCGCGCTGGTGAGAACCGAACCGCCTTCGGAAAACCGGCACGCGGGTCTGTCGCAGATCATTGTCGACCTGAAGCGCGACGGTGCCGTGGTGCGGCCGATCCGTAACATGGCCGGTGGTGAGGACTTCAATGAGATTCAGTTCGACGATGTCCTGGTGCCGGAAGATCGGATAGTCGGCGAACCGGGGAATGGCTGGCGGCAGGTGACCAGTGAACTGGCCTATGAGCGCAGCGGTCCGGAACGCTTTCTGTCGGCGCTGCGGGTGCTCGTGGAATTCGTTCGCGCGGTCGGCCCGGCACCCGATGCGGCGCAGGCCGCCGCCATTGGCCGAGCGGTTTCCCACCTGCTGGCACTGCGACGGATGTCGATCTCGGTCGCTGGAATGCTGGAAGAGGGCAAGAGTCCGGATGTCGAAGCGGCGCTGGTCAAGGCACTCGGCAATGACTTCGAAAAACTGCTGCCGGAAATGCTGCGGCAGGCGGCCCCCGCACTGCTGACCGACCAGCCCGAGTGGCGTACCTTCCGTGAGACCTTCACGGACACGCTGCTGCTGTCGCCCTCCTTCACTATCCGCGGCGGCACCCGGGAAATTCTCCGCGGTGTAATAGCGCGTGGACTGGGTTTGCGCTGA
- a CDS encoding methyltransferase domain-containing protein, protein MIVRVDSNTQKLTTTVLLLIALCSIGFTPDQARADAIDDAVADPARPDADRERDTTSLPAETLRFFGVPKDGVVLDLFAGGGYFSEIVSRAIGADGTVYLHNNQAYLGFAGDALNERLRGNRLPNVIRYDREIDAIDLPDDSVDLVLMVMTYHDFYYRTDGWQIDPEQAFAMLHRVLKPGGVLAIIDHVAKAGSGSAAAQELHRIDPEFARRDIEAHGFVFDGASTLLENSADPLDVGVFDPAIRSHTSRFMYRFIEP, encoded by the coding sequence ATGATAGTGCGCGTCGATTCCAACACGCAAAAGCTCACCACCACAGTACTGCTCCTGATCGCCCTCTGCAGCATCGGATTCACACCCGATCAGGCCCGCGCAGACGCGATCGATGACGCCGTCGCCGATCCTGCCCGTCCGGACGCGGACAGAGAGCGCGACACCACCAGCCTGCCCGCAGAAACCCTGCGGTTCTTCGGCGTGCCCAAGGATGGCGTGGTACTGGATCTGTTTGCCGGGGGTGGTTATTTCAGCGAGATCGTCTCCCGGGCGATTGGTGCCGATGGAACGGTCTATCTGCACAACAACCAGGCCTATCTCGGATTTGCCGGGGATGCGCTCAATGAACGCCTGCGCGGAAATCGTCTGCCCAACGTGATCCGCTACGACCGGGAGATCGACGCGATCGACCTGCCCGACGACTCCGTAGACCTGGTGCTGATGGTGATGACCTACCATGATTTCTACTACCGGACCGACGGCTGGCAGATCGATCCGGAGCAGGCTTTCGCGATGCTCCACCGGGTTCTCAAGCCTGGCGGGGTGCTGGCAATCATCGATCATGTTGCGAAAGCGGGCAGCGGCTCCGCCGCCGCCCAGGAACTTCATCGCATCGATCCCGAGTTTGCGCGCCGCGACATCGAAGCACACGGCTTTGTTTTCGATGGGGCCAGTACCCTGCTGGAGAACAGCGCCGATCCCCTCGATGTCGGAGTATTCGATCCCGCGATCCGCTCGCATACCTCCCGATTCATGTATCGGTTCATTGAACCCTAG
- a CDS encoding DUF1722 domain-containing protein: protein MPAAAELPPRPEAPLTLGISQCLLGEEVRYDGSGAKSSFPHAALAGLFEYRGICPEMGIGMGVPRAPIRLIEGAAGARAVGVQDPAADFTDRLQDFGARMVPGLRDVSGYVFMKNSPSCGLFRVKVYPHDGSGVTGAPEHRGRGIYAEAVVAGLPELPVEESGRLNDVVLRENFVTRVYAYAHWQRFLAAGLTAHGLIAFHSRYKYLLMAHSTVHYRDAGRLLGDLSVDLPGVAQRYVGILMAGLTIPATRKSHANVLSHLQGYLKRALDGPSRQELDGLVARYRTGELPLLAPITMLKHYFRLHPDEYIDYQVYLDPHPQAAALRRPL, encoded by the coding sequence TTGCCAGCCGCGGCTGAACTTCCGCCGCGTCCCGAAGCACCCCTGACTCTGGGTATCAGCCAGTGTCTGCTGGGTGAGGAAGTGCGCTACGACGGCAGCGGCGCGAAATCCTCGTTTCCGCATGCAGCACTGGCTGGACTGTTCGAATACCGTGGTATCTGCCCGGAGATGGGCATCGGGATGGGCGTACCCCGGGCGCCGATCCGTCTCATCGAGGGCGCGGCCGGGGCCAGGGCAGTGGGCGTGCAGGACCCTGCGGCTGATTTCACCGATCGTCTCCAGGACTTCGGAGCGCGGATGGTGCCTGGTCTGAGGGATGTCTCCGGCTATGTTTTCATGAAGAACTCGCCGAGTTGCGGCCTGTTCCGGGTGAAGGTATATCCCCACGACGGCAGCGGCGTGACGGGCGCTCCCGAGCATCGGGGGAGAGGCATCTACGCAGAGGCCGTCGTGGCCGGTTTACCGGAACTGCCCGTGGAGGAGAGCGGCAGGCTCAATGATGTGGTGCTGCGCGAGAATTTCGTGACCCGTGTTTATGCTTATGCACACTGGCAGCGTTTCCTCGCGGCAGGTCTCACCGCGCATGGCCTGATCGCCTTCCACAGCAGATACAAATATCTGCTGATGGCGCACAGCACGGTGCACTACCGGGATGCCGGCAGGCTGCTCGGCGATCTGAGTGTGGATCTGCCCGGGGTTGCGCAGCGCTACGTCGGGATTCTCATGGCGGGGCTGACCATACCCGCCACCCGGAAGAGCCACGCCAACGTGCTCTCACATCTGCAGGGCTATCTCAAGCGCGCACTCGATGGGCCGTCCCGGCAGGAGCTGGACGGTCTGGTCGCCCGCTATCGAACCGGCGAACTGCCGCTGCTCGCACCGATCACGATGCTGAAACATTACTTCCGCCTGCACCCGGACGAATACATCGACTATCAGGTGTATCTGGATCCACATCCCCAGGCGGCGGCGCTGCGGCGCCCGCTCTGA